Sequence from the Exiguobacterium aurantiacum genome:
GGTAGCCCCGTCGAGCGAAACGCCTCGATTTGCGCTTTCCATTCGAGATAGACGAGCTCCGGGTCTGGCGCCGTCTCGGTCAGAAAACGGTTCGTGTAGCGGAACGTCCCGTCTTCTTTCGTGAGCGGTGTGCTCGTCTCGGCGAGCGGGCGTCCCCAGGTCAAGGCAAGATGCACCCCGACGTGGAGGGTCGGATGCTGCTTTGCGAGCACTACAGCCTCTTCAACGGCGTGACCGTTCATGATCATCGTCGCCGAGTTGACGATTCCGTGGACGTGACTGTCGATGATGCCGCTGTTCACCCCGGTCGTCAGTCCGAAATCGTCGGCGTTGATCAAGACAAACGTTTTATGCATTTTGGACGAGACCGAGCGCTTGGTCGAGCACTTGGTCACCTTTCATGAGACCGTACGCCATGTTGTCGATGACGGCGACCGGT
This genomic interval carries:
- a CDS encoding ChbG/HpnK family deacetylase yields the protein MHKTFVLINADDFGLTTGVNSGIIDSHVHGIVNSATMIMNGHAVEEAVVLAKQHPTLHVGVHLALTWGRPLAETSTPLTKEDGTFRYTNRFLTETAPDPELVYLEWKAQIEAFRSTGLPLHHLDSHHHVHGWPAIQDVIIRLAEEYGTTFRALTTLDARRDLWVTERFSDAFYGAGVSVDTLDAIQSGGSIEVMVHPADLDNTLRSVTSYLAERLVEKELLKSYPRPDWWA